In a single window of the Verrucomicrobiales bacterium genome:
- a CDS encoding VCBS repeat-containing protein: protein MKLSPSALIGPSSFRCSRRNGWGRWGAVLFVVFGGWVAAWAADKSGVSPTAISLPKGPGSIEGLGESFQPALNSGQAQYSVPLKLPAGPAGRAPALALRYEGGGGNGVLGPGWSLPVPLIQRRSDHGLPTYGEPVGFERDDTYINEAREELVPRGDGYFLSKNEGAFVRYEFQVDHWVGTRPDGTRMEFGRTPQGRIADAGRIYAWLLERVVDTRGNEERYHYVSFPGVENQRQRYLQRIEYGAGGPPWAARHFVQLDYEDRPDPTEDARAGFVVGTGKRLRAISVATQGIALPGHQSGDVDGDGTSDSLNRRYLLEYLAEAAAVPPVSLLTQVAMVGADGITPLPPLQLGYGVCRPAARLDAVPGIVVSSNEPPAVMDNPLVEFLDVNGDGLPDLIKTDSAGGAHQAFLNEGETTSLAGRSVRWSDSQEVDAALGAAWNFHLGQNETHLADMDGDGLADLVHQTATGSAFYFLNRGDVGWGLRQELDTSGTPPPAPFGRTDVRTGDFDFDKRIDIIQSLPSGGGFDYRIWFNLGLQTYSPPITVAQESGYSLADPTVQIADLNGDRVPDIARVRPAVIELTLGLGYGRFDARKVLVLPDGPLTDDQVNRAKLTDLNGDGLADLVIERAAPGECWYWLNGDHGQFAEHRVIENLPASVAQNAAIRWADLNGNGSVDLVYADRESDRRLVGFDLASLFACAPAPNLLVGITNGLGRITSIAYESSTRYLLEDKMKGIPWPDRVPFPVTVVAAVTTDDSLGHLYVTRFQYHNGYYDPVEKQFRGFARVDQIEVGDTNAPTLVTTYDFDTGRTDEAMKGKIHRKRIGTAAGALFSEDTFQWATPAQVLGTAPDGREIRFAYPIGDRRDLVELGKGTTRRMETSSTYDVYGNRTRFAEHGLVEAGDRSAGNDERITLTEYALNTNAWILRLPRRTSVRDFSGKTISRSEFFYDDETFSAQEAPPTIGNLTLERQWKSPDDANSAIAARRAKFDAYGNPIMELDPLGVAPGGVVDLSRGHVRLMDFDPVFRAEVVRERAYAGNEADPLEVTAEYDLGLGTLLASTDFNGHRSEFRFDPLGRLQALIRPGDSDSFPGLEYEYRLAVPLSGGGVVSYVETRELDRSPGEVPGDRVAHYRVSRQYTDGLGRSLMTRSEAESEPGSPGSRVVVTGARRFNARQQSFEVLQPFFASGSGSLSDLLAFESIEASSWRGRFERGGTSELLPLAAAPRTITRHDAQLRPVEMTNPDGTRQRTEYEPLLIREFDENDADPASPHRETPRVRVQDGLNRLIEVREIARLTDDGLPVDETQARSSRYRYDANSQLVSATDPFGNERKFFYDGLRRRIRLEDPDQGTLTITLDDASNIRETQDGKGQRSLFTYDGLNRRLTEQRLDGRALPGWRAVGSLSAEVIYHYDIPAPGVDQGDGTVATAQNTRGRLAWVEDRSGEEHTSFDSRGRVVWVVKRVPMDLQSGGELASFRSRFEYDPADRLSGVGYPDGDHITYQHSPRGLIASVSGGQVGSILQGLTYSPAGHASALTYGNGCRTQYQYDDRLRITRIQVRPPVSAGAGAGPLLDLGYQFDPAANILAVHDLRSAQDLPSGDARRNHQSFRYDDLNRLTEASYSFATAPSGGGANPDTERLQYRYDAVGNLLEQRGTPGLTGVDGQPVDLGALSYGGAGGRRGRSGRRVGDSPGPHALTSVQRGSASGGEVLVPYDGNGNVTRVDATVLTWDFKDRLIAAENAEMRAEYVYDYSDRRIVKQVLQKLSGPASLRVVHTIDQYFELREGHQPVKHVWLGNNRMARSMTDLNSSVRGRVQRVPLRAGWNVFACQLSGRWQPGAGSIVPDQALIWNRGLARFEPLQVGDPMPSGAVVWVHTRRAGIWSLAGESGPEFTGQWGAGPDFVPVPLTWTQSTLAPDGSSVWIFDPETQEWRTWSSGPEGLVSDTAVSRLPWWRGQAAFVRWPQAVDWPMPTVEESTVYYHADHLGSSTVLTDARGGVIEERAYYPFGVERQAVLKRGQRSPYGFSQKEVDAETGLTYFESRYFSSAWARFLRTDPLLTTVKEDWLTDPQNANPYAYCKNRPLNCVDPDGMEPISLGGGFKLDPLAPSLSFARGPFSASADTGTGKVAYDFGKYKADLLFNYNLSGGGGLMSKEGGLRFNVDFKTGNFTLSPSTPWLNMNFGYNPQTKAFSFGASTKIDKLSLSAGLSTDKSFSASVSYGAPLVPFATSDSFSKSIYDAEGAGRDLLGLAGRFQGNPIDFYNANKDQITGGIDKVKAGVGNVQKVTAPMQFGAGFQIQGSSSTGVSGILGGQVVF, encoded by the coding sequence ATGAAACTGTCACCCTCAGCCTTGATAGGTCCCTCGAGCTTCCGTTGTTCCCGACGGAATGGGTGGGGCCGTTGGGGGGCGGTGCTTTTCGTGGTGTTTGGCGGGTGGGTGGCCGCTTGGGCAGCAGATAAGAGCGGCGTATCTCCCACGGCGATCTCGCTTCCCAAAGGCCCCGGTTCGATCGAGGGTTTGGGTGAGTCGTTTCAGCCAGCCCTCAACAGCGGTCAGGCTCAGTATTCTGTTCCCCTCAAACTCCCGGCCGGTCCGGCCGGGCGCGCTCCGGCTCTCGCCCTGCGCTATGAAGGGGGAGGTGGCAATGGAGTTTTGGGACCGGGGTGGAGCCTGCCTGTTCCCCTCATCCAGCGTCGATCCGACCACGGACTGCCCACCTATGGTGAGCCTGTTGGTTTCGAGCGCGACGATACCTATATCAACGAGGCGCGCGAGGAACTGGTGCCGCGTGGGGATGGCTACTTCCTGAGCAAGAACGAAGGCGCGTTCGTGCGTTACGAGTTTCAGGTGGATCATTGGGTGGGCACTCGACCGGATGGCACCCGGATGGAGTTTGGTCGGACTCCTCAAGGGCGGATCGCGGATGCCGGTCGTATCTATGCGTGGTTGCTGGAGCGGGTGGTGGATACCCGGGGTAACGAGGAGCGCTACCATTATGTTTCCTTTCCAGGCGTTGAAAACCAACGGCAGCGATATTTGCAGCGCATCGAGTATGGTGCGGGTGGCCCCCCGTGGGCTGCGCGCCATTTTGTTCAACTGGACTACGAGGATCGTCCTGATCCCACCGAAGACGCTCGGGCCGGCTTTGTGGTGGGCACGGGAAAACGCCTGCGCGCGATCTCGGTCGCGACGCAGGGGATTGCGCTGCCTGGCCATCAATCCGGAGATGTGGATGGCGACGGAACGTCGGATTCTTTGAATCGCCGGTATCTGCTGGAGTATCTCGCCGAGGCGGCGGCGGTGCCGCCCGTGTCCTTGCTAACCCAGGTGGCCATGGTCGGCGCTGACGGCATCACCCCGCTTCCTCCGCTTCAGCTGGGCTACGGCGTGTGCCGGCCGGCGGCCCGTTTGGATGCGGTTCCGGGCATCGTGGTCAGCAGCAACGAGCCGCCGGCCGTGATGGACAACCCGCTCGTCGAGTTTCTGGATGTGAACGGCGATGGCCTGCCCGATCTGATCAAAACGGATTCAGCGGGCGGGGCTCATCAGGCATTCCTCAATGAAGGCGAGACCACCTCGCTGGCGGGGCGCTCCGTTCGGTGGAGTGATTCTCAGGAGGTTGACGCTGCGTTGGGAGCGGCCTGGAACTTTCACCTGGGGCAGAACGAAACCCACCTGGCCGACATGGATGGGGATGGGTTGGCTGACCTGGTGCACCAGACTGCAACAGGCAGCGCTTTCTACTTCCTAAACCGAGGCGACGTGGGTTGGGGACTGCGTCAGGAACTCGACACCAGCGGCACCCCGCCACCCGCCCCTTTTGGAAGGACGGATGTGCGCACCGGAGATTTCGACTTCGATAAGCGCATCGACATCATTCAAAGCCTGCCCAGTGGGGGCGGGTTCGACTATCGGATCTGGTTCAACCTTGGTTTGCAGACCTATTCCCCTCCCATCACGGTTGCGCAGGAGAGCGGATACTCCCTGGCGGACCCAACGGTTCAGATAGCAGATTTGAACGGGGACCGGGTCCCGGACATCGCCCGCGTGCGGCCTGCGGTTATTGAGCTCACTTTGGGTTTGGGTTATGGGAGGTTCGATGCTCGGAAGGTGCTCGTGCTGCCTGACGGCCCGCTTACGGACGATCAGGTCAACCGTGCCAAGCTCACCGACCTAAACGGTGATGGGCTGGCGGATTTGGTCATTGAGCGGGCGGCGCCGGGGGAGTGCTGGTATTGGCTGAACGGGGATCACGGGCAGTTCGCGGAGCACCGGGTCATTGAGAATTTGCCGGCGTCGGTCGCGCAGAACGCCGCCATTCGGTGGGCGGACCTGAATGGTAACGGGTCGGTGGACCTGGTCTATGCCGACCGCGAGTCCGACCGCCGGCTGGTGGGTTTTGATCTCGCCTCGCTGTTCGCTTGCGCTCCGGCGCCCAATTTGCTCGTGGGGATCACCAATGGTTTGGGGCGGATCACTTCCATCGCCTACGAGTCATCCACCCGGTACTTGTTGGAGGACAAGATGAAGGGCATTCCCTGGCCGGATCGGGTGCCGTTTCCCGTGACGGTGGTGGCCGCGGTCACCACCGACGATAGTCTGGGGCACCTTTACGTCACGCGCTTCCAATATCATAACGGCTATTACGATCCGGTGGAGAAGCAGTTCCGGGGGTTTGCGCGCGTGGATCAGATTGAGGTGGGGGACACGAATGCCCCGACCCTGGTGACCACCTACGATTTTGACACGGGTCGGACAGATGAGGCCATGAAGGGGAAGATCCATCGTAAACGAATCGGTACTGCCGCTGGCGCGCTTTTCTCCGAGGACACGTTTCAGTGGGCCACCCCCGCCCAGGTGCTGGGGACCGCGCCCGATGGCCGGGAGATCCGCTTTGCGTATCCGATTGGCGATCGGCGGGATCTGGTAGAGCTGGGGAAGGGAACCACACGTCGGATGGAGACTTCGAGCACCTATGACGTTTATGGGAATCGCACTCGTTTCGCCGAGCATGGGTTGGTGGAGGCGGGTGATCGCAGCGCGGGCAACGACGAACGGATCACGCTCACGGAATACGCTTTGAACACCAACGCCTGGATTCTTCGCTTGCCGCGACGGACTTCGGTGAGGGATTTTTCGGGAAAGACCATTTCGCGCAGCGAGTTCTTCTATGACGACGAGACGTTTTCCGCCCAGGAAGCGCCTCCGACCATCGGCAATCTCACCTTGGAGCGGCAGTGGAAAAGTCCCGACGATGCGAACTCGGCGATCGCGGCGCGCCGCGCGAAGTTCGATGCCTACGGCAATCCGATCATGGAACTCGATCCCCTGGGAGTGGCACCCGGCGGCGTCGTTGATTTGTCGCGGGGTCATGTGCGGCTGATGGATTTTGATCCGGTGTTCCGCGCTGAGGTGGTGCGCGAGCGGGCTTATGCGGGCAACGAAGCGGATCCCCTGGAGGTCACTGCGGAATATGATCTCGGACTGGGGACCTTGCTGGCCTCGACCGACTTCAATGGCCATCGCTCCGAATTTCGTTTCGATCCTCTGGGTCGGCTTCAGGCCCTGATTCGCCCCGGGGACTCGGATTCCTTTCCTGGGCTCGAATATGAGTATCGGTTGGCGGTGCCGCTGTCCGGTGGGGGTGTGGTGAGCTACGTGGAGACACGAGAGCTGGATCGATCACCGGGCGAGGTGCCCGGTGATCGAGTGGCTCATTACCGGGTCTCGCGGCAGTATACGGACGGCCTGGGCCGTTCCCTTATGACCCGCAGCGAAGCGGAGTCCGAACCTGGAAGCCCAGGGTCTCGCGTGGTGGTGACCGGGGCTCGTCGGTTCAACGCCCGGCAACAATCCTTCGAGGTCCTGCAGCCGTTCTTCGCGAGCGGGAGCGGATCCCTCTCCGACCTGCTGGCATTCGAATCGATTGAGGCTTCGAGTTGGCGGGGCAGGTTCGAGCGGGGCGGGACGAGCGAGCTGCTGCCGTTAGCGGCGGCCCCGAGGACGATCACGCGCCACGACGCCCAGCTGCGACCGGTGGAAATGACCAATCCCGACGGCACTCGCCAGCGCACGGAGTATGAGCCGCTGCTGATTCGCGAGTTCGACGAGAACGATGCCGATCCGGCGTCGCCTCATCGCGAAACCCCCCGGGTGCGAGTTCAGGACGGGCTGAATCGGCTGATCGAGGTCCGCGAGATTGCGCGCCTGACCGATGATGGGTTGCCTGTCGACGAGACTCAGGCACGCAGCAGCCGCTACCGTTACGATGCCAACAGCCAGCTGGTTTCGGCCACCGATCCTTTCGGCAACGAGCGCAAGTTCTTCTACGACGGCCTCCGCCGGCGTATTCGGCTGGAGGATCCCGATCAGGGAACCTTGACGATCACCCTGGATGACGCGTCGAATATTCGTGAGACCCAGGATGGCAAGGGGCAGCGGAGCCTGTTCACGTATGATGGGCTGAACCGGCGACTCACGGAGCAGAGATTGGATGGAAGGGCTTTGCCTGGCTGGCGGGCGGTCGGAAGCCTGAGCGCGGAGGTGATTTACCACTACGACATTCCTGCACCTGGGGTAGACCAGGGGGACGGGACCGTCGCGACGGCTCAGAACACGCGCGGCCGACTGGCCTGGGTGGAAGATCGGTCCGGGGAAGAGCACACCTCGTTTGATTCTCGGGGGCGGGTCGTCTGGGTCGTGAAGCGTGTGCCGATGGATCTGCAGAGCGGAGGCGAGTTGGCGAGCTTTCGCAGCCGATTCGAATACGATCCCGCCGATCGGCTTTCCGGTGTGGGGTATCCGGATGGAGATCATATTACCTACCAGCACAGTCCTCGGGGCTTGATCGCTTCGGTGTCGGGTGGACAGGTTGGATCGATTCTTCAAGGACTGACCTATAGTCCCGCCGGCCATGCCAGCGCGTTGACCTATGGAAATGGCTGTCGCACCCAATATCAATACGACGATCGGCTCCGCATCACTCGCATCCAGGTTCGTCCGCCGGTGAGTGCGGGAGCGGGAGCCGGCCCTCTGTTGGATCTCGGCTACCAGTTCGATCCGGCGGCCAACATTCTGGCGGTTCACGACCTCCGAAGCGCGCAAGATCTTCCCTCGGGGGATGCCCGTCGAAATCATCAATCCTTCCGTTACGACGATCTCAACCGCCTGACCGAGGCGAGCTACTCCTTCGCGACAGCCCCCTCCGGTGGGGGGGCGAATCCTGATACGGAGCGACTGCAATATCGTTATGACGCCGTGGGAAATTTGTTGGAGCAGCGGGGTACACCTGGGTTGACCGGGGTTGACGGGCAGCCGGTCGATTTGGGGGCGCTTTCCTATGGTGGGGCGGGCGGGCGACGCGGCCGATCGGGACGTCGGGTCGGGGACTCGCCCGGACCGCATGCGCTCACCTCTGTCCAGCGCGGCTCCGCAAGCGGGGGCGAAGTGCTGGTTCCGTACGACGGCAACGGCAACGTGACCCGCGTCGATGCGACGGTGTTGACCTGGGACTTCAAGGATCGCCTGATCGCGGCCGAGAATGCGGAGATGCGGGCGGAGTATGTGTATGACTACTCGGATCGGCGGATCGTGAAGCAGGTGCTTCAGAAGCTGTCGGGACCGGCGAGCCTGCGCGTTGTGCACACCATCGACCAGTATTTCGAGCTGCGAGAGGGGCATCAGCCGGTGAAGCATGTGTGGCTGGGCAACAATCGGATGGCGAGGTCGATGACCGATCTCAATTCGTCTGTGCGCGGACGCGTGCAGCGCGTGCCGCTTCGCGCGGGATGGAATGTGTTTGCCTGCCAGTTATCTGGGAGGTGGCAGCCCGGGGCGGGGTCGATTGTTCCTGATCAGGCACTGATTTGGAATCGGGGGTTGGCCCGCTTTGAGCCGCTTCAAGTGGGCGATCCGATGCCGAGCGGCGCGGTTGTTTGGGTTCACACCCGGCGGGCGGGCATTTGGTCCCTGGCTGGAGAGTCGGGGCCTGAGTTTACTGGACAGTGGGGAGCCGGTCCTGACTTCGTGCCGGTGCCGTTGACGTGGACCCAGTCGACGTTGGCTCCGGACGGTTCATCGGTATGGATTTTCGATCCGGAGACACAGGAGTGGCGCACCTGGTCGAGCGGACCTGAGGGCTTGGTTTCCGATACGGCGGTTTCCCGGCTCCCGTGGTGGCGTGGCCAGGCGGCCTTTGTTCGATGGCCCCAAGCGGTCGACTGGCCGATGCCAACCGTTGAGGAGTCGACGGTGTATTACCATGCTGACCACCTAGGGTCGTCCACGGTCCTGACCGACGCCCGCGGTGGGGTGATCGAGGAGCGGGCCTACTATCCCTTTGGAGTGGAGCGGCAGGCGGTTTTGAAACGAGGCCAGCGGAGTCCTTACGGGTTTTCCCAGAAGGAGGTGGATGCGGAGACCGGGCTGACTTACTTTGAGTCGCGCTATTTTAGCAGCGCCTGGGCACGGTTTCTGCGGACCGATCCCTTGTTGACGACCGTGAAGGAGGACTGGCTCACGGATCCGCAAAATGCGAATCCGTATGCCTACTGCAAGAACCGTCCTCTGAACTGTGTGGATCCGGATGGGATGGAGCCCATTTCACTCGGGGGCGGGTTCAAGCTCGATCCGTTGGCGCCGAGCCTGTCCTTCGCTCGGGGCCCCTTCAGTGCATCGGCCGACACCGGCACGGGCAAGGTCGCCTACGATTTTGGCAAGTACAAGGCGGACTTGCTGTTCAATTACAACCTTTCGGGGGGTGGTGGGCTGATGAGCAAAGAGGGCGGCTTGCGTTTCAACGTGGACTTTAAGACCGGAAACTTCACCCTCAGTCCCAGCACACCTTGGTTGAACATGAATTTTGGGTACAACCCGCAGACCAAGGCGTTTTCGTTTGGTGCCTCGACCAAGATCGACAAACTGAGCCTGTCGGCTGGTCTCTCTACCGACAAGAGTTTCTCCGCGAGTGTGAGCTATGGAGCTCCGCTGGTCCCATTCGCCACATCCGACTCCTTCAGCAAATCGATTTATGATGCGGAGGGGGCAGGCCGGGATCTGCTGGGGCTCGCCGGTCGGTTCCAGGGGAACCCGATTGACTTCTACAACGCCAACAAGGATCAGATTACGGGTGGGATCGACAAAGTGAAGGCGGGGGTGGGCAATGTTCAGAAAGTGACGGCCCCAATGCAATTTGGTGCGGGATTCCAGATCCAGGGTAGTTCGAGTACGGGAGTCTCGGGCATTCTCGGCGGGCAGGTGGTGTTCTGA